Proteins encoded within one genomic window of Nitrosarchaeum sp.:
- a CDS encoding KEOPS complex subunit Pcc1, protein MSLTCQVQVILNNLSKEKAETVKKALEPDNVNFPEGLSLNVENIDNKLVFNFESRENMKKLIGTIDEVLEHVQLALKVIE, encoded by the coding sequence ATGTCGTTAACATGCCAAGTACAGGTAATTCTCAATAATCTTTCAAAAGAAAAGGCAGAAACTGTAAAAAAAGCATTGGAGCCAGATAATGTGAATTTTCCAGAAGGATTGAGTCTAAATGTTGAAAATATTGATAACAAACTAGTTTTTAATTTTGAGAGTAGGGAGAACATGAAAAAATTGATAGGTACTATTGATGAGGTTTTAGAGCATGTTCAGCTTGCATTAAAGGTGATTGAGTGA
- a CDS encoding DHH family phosphoesterase: MTKTLDESLSFFKDTISECIKSRKSISVTTHIDCDGLTSGSIITKALMRAGAKCTVRTSKEFSKKVIDSLKKDSRDFHIITDLAGGFANNLDESLGENWIVLDHHQIPEKEQENQRVINAWKYGIDGGTEICAGGMAYLAAMALDDKNTDLSAIAVVSALGDRQDQGERKSFVGKNFEIANTAKEEGLVDIDLDLLLVGRETRPISDSLAFTSQPFIEGLTWNRDACLSLLNSSGIQLKEGGRWRVPAELNDDEKRIVIETITKFTSGKNATEIMSELIGYTYTFPREDKRSFLRDGREFSTMLNSCGRISRSGVGIAVCMGDRNKILREGETILTDYRKMIREYMNILTNERWRISESKTCVMVNGEGIVPEMMTGTISSLIAGSPKNAGKIIILRTGGEENTIKFSSRKSFGCKSEINLSELMRTGAEKFDGVGGGHNAAAGAKITKDKLDGFLDYLEVNVVNMPSTGNSQ; this comes from the coding sequence ATGACAAAAACTCTTGATGAGTCGCTTTCGTTTTTCAAAGATACTATTTCAGAGTGCATAAAATCAAGAAAATCCATTTCAGTTACAACTCATATTGATTGTGATGGATTAACCTCTGGGAGTATCATCACAAAAGCACTCATGAGAGCTGGGGCAAAATGCACAGTTAGAACTTCAAAAGAATTTAGTAAGAAAGTTATTGATTCTCTAAAAAAAGATTCTAGAGACTTTCACATAATTACAGATCTTGCAGGTGGATTTGCAAACAATTTAGATGAATCGTTAGGAGAAAATTGGATTGTATTAGATCATCACCAAATACCTGAAAAAGAGCAAGAAAATCAAAGAGTCATCAATGCATGGAAATATGGAATTGATGGGGGTACAGAAATTTGTGCAGGTGGAATGGCATATCTTGCAGCAATGGCATTAGATGACAAGAATACGGATTTGTCTGCGATAGCTGTGGTTTCAGCTCTTGGGGATAGACAAGACCAAGGAGAAAGAAAATCATTTGTTGGAAAAAATTTTGAAATTGCCAATACGGCAAAAGAAGAAGGGTTGGTAGATATTGATTTAGATTTATTGTTGGTTGGAAGAGAGACAAGACCAATTTCAGATTCTCTAGCATTTACATCTCAGCCATTTATTGAGGGCTTGACTTGGAATAGAGATGCATGTTTATCACTTTTGAATTCTTCTGGAATCCAACTAAAAGAAGGGGGCAGATGGAGAGTTCCTGCAGAATTAAATGATGATGAAAAAAGGATAGTCATTGAAACCATTACCAAATTTACTTCAGGAAAGAATGCAACAGAGATAATGTCAGAATTAATCGGATATACCTATACATTTCCAAGAGAAGATAAGAGAAGTTTTTTGCGAGATGGAAGAGAGTTTTCAACTATGCTAAATTCCTGTGGAAGAATTAGTCGTTCTGGGGTTGGAATTGCTGTTTGCATGGGTGATAGAAACAAGATTCTAAGGGAAGGAGAAACGATCCTTACAGATTATAGAAAAATGATTAGAGAATACATGAATATCTTAACAAACGAAAGATGGAGAATTTCAGAAAGTAAGACGTGTGTCATGGTAAATGGGGAAGGAATTGTACCAGAGATGATGACAGGTACAATTTCATCATTAATTGCAGGTTCTCCAAAGAATGCTGGAAAAATAATAATTTTAAGGACAGGTGGAGAAGAAAATACTATAAAATTTTCATCAAGAAAGTCATTTGGATGCAAATCAGAGATTAACTTAAGCGAGTTAATGAGAACAGGAGCTGAGAAATTTGACGGAGTTGGCGGAGGCCATAATGCAGCAGCTGGTGCAAAAATAACTAAAGACAAATTAGATGGATTTCTAGATTATTTAGAAGTAAATGTCGTTAACATGCCAAGTACAGGTAATTCTCAATAA
- a CDS encoding 30S ribosomal protein S15: MGRLHTHRHGKSHTIRPATLRAPSWNTLSPKEIEELVVKYSKDGLSPSQIGLKLRDQHSIPLIKSITKKSLGKILEENNLQAEMPEDLDNIVKKAVGLQKHLKANKGDNRNVRSLELIEAKVHRLSVYYKRINRIPENWKYKSVVAQLE, from the coding sequence ATGGGACGATTACACACACATAGACATGGAAAATCACATACAATTAGACCAGCTACACTTCGTGCGCCTTCATGGAACACACTTAGTCCTAAAGAAATAGAAGAATTAGTTGTAAAATATTCCAAAGATGGTTTATCTCCAAGTCAAATTGGATTAAAACTCAGAGATCAACATTCAATTCCACTCATCAAATCAATCACAAAGAAAAGCCTTGGAAAAATACTAGAAGAAAATAATCTTCAAGCAGAAATGCCAGAAGATCTAGACAATATTGTAAAAAAAGCAGTTGGTCTTCAAAAACATCTCAAGGCAAACAAGGGAGATAATAGAAACGTTAGATCTCTTGAGTTGATTGAGGCAAAAGTACACAGATTATCAGTGTACTATAAAAGAATAAATCGTATTCCTGAAAACTGGAAATATAAATCAGTAGTTGCTCAATTAGAGTAA
- a CDS encoding DNA adenine methylase — MKQQYDQILVTPKPFVKWAGGKRQLIPILHQNLPESFGTYYEPFLGGGALLFHILTDKNGQKCSISDLNSDLVLAYTTIRDRIDALISSLKSHEKNYQKDSKSYYYSVRESNPRNEVEKTSRLIFLNRTCFNGLYRVNSKGKFNVPLGKYTNPNIVNEENLRAVSSILQTNRISIKCRDFESVLRDAKKGDLVYFDPPYQPVSSTANFTSYTTKDFTYDDLTRLAELCLKLDSKECHVLLSNSDSKEVSDIFEKKPWKITKIEANRSINSNSKKRTGHFELLIKNY, encoded by the coding sequence GTGAAGCAACAATATGACCAGATACTTGTTACTCCAAAGCCATTTGTAAAATGGGCTGGAGGAAAAAGACAGTTAATTCCAATATTACATCAAAATCTTCCAGAATCTTTTGGTACATATTATGAACCATTTCTTGGCGGAGGAGCTTTACTTTTTCATATTCTTACTGATAAAAATGGTCAAAAATGCAGTATCTCTGATCTAAATTCTGATCTTGTATTGGCATATACTACAATTAGAGATAGAATTGATGCCTTAATTTCATCTCTGAAAAGTCACGAAAAAAACTATCAAAAAGATTCCAAATCATACTATTACTCTGTAAGAGAAAGCAATCCTAGAAACGAAGTTGAAAAGACATCCAGACTAATTTTCTTGAATCGAACTTGCTTTAATGGACTTTACCGAGTAAACAGCAAAGGAAAATTTAACGTTCCATTAGGAAAATACACAAACCCAAATATTGTAAATGAAGAAAATCTTCGCGCTGTAAGCAGTATCTTACAGACAAATAGAATCTCAATCAAGTGTAGGGATTTTGAATCCGTTCTAAGGGATGCAAAAAAGGGGGATTTGGTATATTTTGATCCGCCATATCAGCCAGTAAGCTCTACTGCAAATTTCACGAGTTACACTACAAAAGATTTCACATATGATGACCTTACTAGACTAGCTGAACTTTGTTTGAAATTAGACTCTAAAGAATGCCATGTATTATTATCAAATTCGGACTCTAAGGAAGTATCTGATATCTTTGAAAAGAAACCCTGGAAAATCACTAAGATAGAAGCAAACCGATCCATTAATTCAAACTCTAAAAAACGAACTGGTCATTTTGAACTTTTAATAAAAAATTATTGA
- the serS gene encoding serine--tRNA ligase produces MLDPKIIKDNPQRIRDMLKARAVEFNLDELIESDQKRRDLILKTDEMRKKKNQVALEISQKKKSGGDISPSLAEMKNISGELAKLESLQEEVEKKYSNLALTIPNLIHESVPIGKDETFNIEIKKWGTIPKFDFKINDHIDVSTNLDLVDLERAAKVAGARFYYLKNDLVRLNQSLIHYALDFLAEKNYSLVQPPYMINRQSMEGAIIADDFEEVIYKIDNEDLYMIGTSEHAMAAMRSDEIIEGKELPLRLAGVSPCFRKEAGAHGRDQKGIFRVHQFDKIEQFVFARPEESWKEHERMLSVAEEFYQKLEIPYKVMLLSSVDMGKVSAKTYDIEAWMAGQNAYREIVSCSNCLDYQARRLKIRFRDKTNEETQYLHTLNSTLVATSRVLVSIMENFQTNDGHIVIPKVLQKYMGKNII; encoded by the coding sequence ATGTTAGATCCAAAAATAATCAAGGACAATCCACAAAGAATTAGAGACATGCTAAAAGCAAGAGCAGTTGAATTCAATCTTGATGAATTAATAGAGTCTGATCAAAAAAGAAGAGACCTTATTCTAAAAACAGATGAGATGCGAAAAAAGAAGAATCAAGTAGCATTGGAAATTTCTCAGAAAAAGAAATCAGGAGGAGATATCTCACCTAGTTTAGCTGAAATGAAGAATATTTCAGGAGAACTTGCAAAATTAGAATCATTGCAGGAAGAAGTAGAAAAAAAATACTCCAATTTAGCATTGACTATTCCAAATTTGATTCACGAGTCTGTACCTATTGGCAAAGATGAAACTTTCAACATAGAAATTAAAAAATGGGGAACAATTCCTAAATTTGATTTTAAAATTAATGATCACATAGACGTTTCTACAAATTTGGATTTAGTTGATCTTGAAAGAGCAGCTAAAGTTGCCGGTGCTAGATTTTATTATCTGAAAAATGATCTTGTCAGATTAAACCAATCTCTTATTCATTATGCATTAGATTTTCTTGCTGAAAAAAATTATTCTCTAGTTCAACCGCCATATATGATCAATCGTCAATCTATGGAAGGAGCAATAATAGCCGATGATTTTGAAGAAGTAATATACAAAATTGATAATGAAGACCTCTACATGATTGGAACTTCTGAACATGCTATGGCAGCAATGCGTTCAGATGAGATTATCGAAGGCAAAGAACTTCCTTTAAGATTAGCAGGAGTAAGTCCATGTTTTAGAAAAGAAGCCGGAGCACATGGAAGAGATCAAAAAGGAATTTTTAGAGTACATCAATTTGATAAAATTGAGCAGTTTGTTTTTGCTCGTCCAGAAGAATCTTGGAAAGAACATGAAAGGATGTTATCTGTAGCTGAGGAGTTCTATCAAAAATTAGAGATCCCATACAAAGTAATGCTGTTATCATCAGTAGATATGGGAAAAGTATCTGCAAAAACATATGATATTGAAGCATGGATGGCAGGTCAGAACGCATATAGAGAAATTGTTTCATGTTCAAATTGTTTAGATTATCAAGCAAGAAGACTAAAGATCAGATTTAGAGATAAAACAAATGAAGAGACGCAATATTTACACACATTAAACAGTACATTAGTTGCCACATCACGCGTTTTAGTTTCAATAATGGAAAATTTTCAAACTAATGATGGGCATATTGTTATTCCAAAAGTTTTACAAAAATACATGGGCAAAAACATAATCTAG
- a CDS encoding RNA-binding domain-containing protein yields the protein MVDKLEVTIDVIIHATEDISKFLKSFEDIFELNDSFTVNETLGHFENTITILSKKIEKKEAQKFVVRLIEAISKEQIIKLIEEIEERTVDSRLHIRLDKQEFIKGNLVLSDKDAIKVKIHTPIYNKKDTVRIFRQVFQIAN from the coding sequence ATGGTTGACAAATTAGAAGTTACAATTGATGTAATTATACATGCAACCGAAGATATTTCCAAATTCTTAAAATCATTTGAGGACATATTTGAGTTAAATGATAGTTTCACAGTTAATGAAACGCTTGGTCATTTTGAGAATACAATAACAATACTAAGTAAAAAAATTGAAAAAAAAGAGGCTCAAAAATTTGTTGTAAGATTAATTGAAGCAATATCAAAGGAACAAATTATCAAATTGATAGAAGAGATAGAAGAAAGAACAGTAGATTCCAGACTTCACATTAGATTAGACAAGCAAGAATTCATCAAAGGAAATCTAGTATTAAGTGATAAAGATGCAATAAAAGTGAAAATTCATACACCAATTTATAATAAAAAAGATACTGTCAGAATATTCAGGCAAGTATTCCAAATTGCCAACTAG
- a CDS encoding methane monooxygenase/ammonia monooxygenase subunit B, with protein sequence MVEKKIFVLGLAAVLALGTLGFNWVESIIPTADAHGVQAQLQSRFIRIEDETFNRQSLQTGETLTVQGTLVSLVERDLRGWISIFSESTNAGNRWEMLARDPPGNVFDIPGNAVVEYSLSAKALEAGVYHVHTQLNVAKVGPGLGPGQTVVVEGDPIIKPIPYTNIAYQSIIIGVGYVITFATRPWQVI encoded by the coding sequence ATGGTCGAAAAAAAGATTTTCGTATTAGGACTCGCTGCTGTACTTGCATTAGGTACACTTGGTTTCAACTGGGTTGAATCCATAATTCCAACTGCAGATGCACACGGTGTCCAAGCACAACTTCAGAGTCGTTTCATCAGAATCGAAGATGAAACCTTCAATAGACAATCACTACAAACTGGAGAAACTTTGACTGTTCAAGGTACTTTAGTTAGTCTTGTAGAAAGAGACCTTAGAGGATGGATTTCCATTTTCTCAGAATCTACTAACGCAGGTAACAGATGGGAGATGTTAGCAAGAGACCCACCAGGAAACGTCTTTGACATTCCAGGTAACGCTGTTGTCGAATATTCATTATCTGCAAAAGCACTAGAAGCTGGTGTATATCACGTACACACACAACTTAACGTAGCTAAAGTAGGTCCAGGTCTAGGTCCAGGTCAAACAGTAGTTGTTGAAGGAGACCCAATTATCAAACCAATTCCATATACCAACATCGCATATCAATCAATTATCATTGGTGTTGGCTATGTAATCACGTTTGCAACACGACCCTGGCAAGTTATCTAA
- a CDS encoding 30S ribosomal protein S3ae encodes MARRKGRVKDKWREKKWVTVSAPDSFNNVPIAYVPITDDENAVGRVLEVTLYDILKGDPSQHQYKIYFQINKVEDDKATTIFKRYEYSKEFLRSLVRRGSSKINFIIDIKTKDGYVFRIKILALTHRQLNTSRKHALRLIARDVINNTVPQMTIDQFVQATCYSKINSDIMAAFKKVIRVRHVGLEKVKLIRTAEKEIALLEA; translated from the coding sequence TTGGCACGTAGAAAAGGACGAGTAAAGGACAAATGGCGAGAAAAGAAATGGGTAACTGTAAGCGCCCCAGATTCATTTAACAATGTTCCAATTGCTTATGTTCCAATTACTGATGATGAAAATGCAGTAGGTAGAGTTTTAGAAGTTACATTATATGACATTCTAAAAGGAGATCCATCACAACATCAATACAAGATTTACTTCCAAATAAACAAAGTAGAAGATGATAAAGCTACTACGATTTTTAAAAGATATGAGTATTCTAAAGAATTTTTGCGTAGTTTGGTAAGACGAGGTTCATCTAAAATCAATTTCATCATAGATATCAAAACAAAAGATGGTTATGTCTTTAGAATCAAAATACTTGCACTTACACATAGACAACTTAACACATCTAGAAAACATGCATTAAGATTGATTGCTAGAGATGTAATTAACAACACTGTACCTCAAATGACAATTGACCAGTTTGTTCAGGCTACATGTTATAGTAAGATTAATTCAGATATCATGGCTGCATTTAAGAAAGTCATTAGAGTAAGACATGTAGGTCTAGAGAAAGTCAAACTCATCAGAACCGCAGAAAAAGAAATAGCATTGCTTGAAGCCTAA
- a CDS encoding ArsR family transcriptional regulator, with product MGKGYESSEIRQKLIDLLGDSKGGMSGVEISKKLGVNRITMTKYLKVFAAEGFLRQNNIGNITLWFLESGQEAYSFPDDYFKVAPQFLDKLVKGQETQIYSLIKNCLNSGATIPKLVTEVIIPSIESIQKLYDDGKIGNTEQKLLQNIISKSLQIFNQISIDSNPKNNIIVISADAHSNLLSEAASASLHSDGWHVFHLGDMSSAINVLFDLDLQKLMGKIWKQKSGIMIVLVFSNTEEGLHFFAESINSIKEKLGKRIRLALCGKVGKKTKIQSDLISEKFEDVLQWSKTVSESSK from the coding sequence ATGGGTAAAGGATACGAATCTTCAGAAATTAGACAGAAATTGATTGATCTTCTTGGAGACTCTAAGGGTGGAATGTCTGGAGTTGAAATTTCTAAAAAACTTGGCGTTAATAGAATCACTATGACAAAATATCTCAAAGTATTTGCTGCAGAAGGATTTCTTCGTCAAAATAATATTGGAAATATTACGTTATGGTTTTTAGAGTCTGGACAAGAGGCTTATTCTTTTCCTGATGATTACTTTAAAGTTGCACCACAATTTCTTGATAAATTAGTCAAAGGACAAGAGACTCAAATTTATTCACTGATTAAAAACTGTCTTAATTCTGGAGCAACTATTCCAAAACTTGTTACTGAAGTGATAATCCCTTCAATAGAATCAATTCAAAAATTATACGATGATGGAAAAATTGGAAATACTGAGCAAAAATTACTACAAAATATTATATCTAAATCACTTCAAATTTTTAATCAAATTTCTATTGATTCAAACCCAAAAAATAACATAATTGTTATTTCAGCTGATGCTCATAGCAATCTGTTATCTGAAGCAGCTTCTGCTTCTCTGCATTCGGATGGATGGCACGTTTTTCATCTGGGAGATATGTCGTCTGCAATCAATGTCTTGTTTGATCTTGATTTACAAAAACTCATGGGTAAAATTTGGAAACAAAAATCTGGAATTATGATTGTCCTTGTTTTTTCAAATACTGAAGAAGGACTACATTTTTTTGCAGAATCTATAAATTCAATTAAAGAAAAATTGGGAAAACGAATACGATTAGCATTATGCGGAAAAGTTGGAAAAAAGACAAAAATCCAATCTGATTTAATATCTG
- a CDS encoding NAD(P)/FAD-dependent oxidoreductase produces MVDYDVIIAGGGLAGTIAAQSVSHYSNQGLKVLVIDRSTSNLPGSKSVSGWICGDAVSKEAVDYMTNRIKVNWSEPEIEHKVKGVMAFSPDRETSIPFDGAGYMLNRQVLPERQNERTLAMGVDFDFEINLTGLVYDGNQVVGVQGINNKTKTPYKKTAKVVIDATGMTSMLRNQISNTTKMERKIDRTDVESTGRHIMYFDQGEEDLTEFDPDYCIIHLDQDIAPGGYGWVFPKGKNKVNIGLGVEKTLLEKRNQRLGKNDNVSMLINQYVERNRAIRNARLSEDAQDKNNATGNFQVSVRRQNDCMVANGFVIVGDSAWMPKPLDAGGIGPALVAGTIVGRCVVEAIQSGDVTEKGLWRYNKEFINEYGYKTAGLEIFRKLIQTLTNEQISYGMKHFLGNLDVEAISKGEHPDFSNVTKLGMMIRGALNKKLADGLRFTTQQNRLLTKHYYEYPDSPEGFDEWSKKLHHILDESNAKLPQYQN; encoded by the coding sequence GTGGTAGATTACGACGTCATTATAGCTGGAGGGGGATTAGCAGGAACTATAGCTGCTCAATCAGTTTCACATTATTCAAATCAAGGGTTAAAAGTTCTAGTTATTGACAGAAGCACTTCAAATTTACCAGGATCTAAAAGTGTATCAGGATGGATATGTGGAGATGCCGTTAGTAAAGAAGCTGTAGACTATATGACAAACAGAATTAAAGTTAACTGGAGTGAGCCAGAAATTGAACATAAAGTAAAAGGTGTAATGGCATTTTCTCCAGATAGAGAAACATCAATTCCATTTGATGGTGCGGGATATATGCTAAATAGACAAGTTTTGCCAGAACGTCAAAACGAAAGAACGTTAGCAATGGGAGTGGATTTTGATTTTGAAATTAATCTTACTGGATTAGTATATGATGGAAATCAAGTAGTTGGAGTTCAAGGAATAAACAACAAAACAAAAACTCCATACAAAAAGACAGCCAAAGTTGTAATCGACGCGACTGGAATGACATCTATGCTTCGAAATCAAATTTCTAACACAACAAAGATGGAAAGAAAAATAGATCGTACAGATGTAGAATCAACAGGAAGACATATCATGTATTTTGATCAGGGAGAAGAAGATCTAACTGAATTTGATCCAGATTATTGCATAATTCATCTTGATCAAGATATTGCTCCAGGTGGATATGGATGGGTATTTCCTAAAGGAAAAAATAAAGTAAACATAGGTCTCGGGGTTGAAAAAACACTTCTTGAAAAACGAAATCAGAGATTAGGAAAAAACGATAATGTATCCATGTTGATTAATCAATACGTTGAAAGAAATCGAGCAATTAGAAATGCAAGACTATCAGAAGATGCTCAAGATAAGAATAATGCAACTGGAAATTTCCAAGTATCAGTTAGAAGACAAAATGATTGTATGGTAGCAAATGGATTTGTAATAGTAGGAGATTCTGCATGGATGCCAAAACCACTTGATGCTGGAGGTATTGGCCCAGCATTAGTTGCAGGAACTATTGTTGGAAGATGTGTAGTAGAAGCAATTCAGTCAGGAGATGTTACGGAAAAAGGATTATGGAGATACAATAAAGAATTCATTAATGAATATGGTTACAAAACAGCTGGATTAGAAATTTTTAGAAAATTAATTCAAACTCTCACCAATGAACAAATTAGTTATGGAATGAAACACTTTTTGGGGAATCTAGATGTTGAAGCAATTTCAAAAGGAGAGCATCCTGACTTTTCAAACGTTACAAAATTAGGAATGATGATCAGAGGGGCGCTTAACAAAAAACTAGCTGATGGTTTACGTTTTACTACACAACAAAATAGACTCTTAACAAAACACTATTACGAGTATCCTGATTCTCCAGAAGGATTTGATGAGTGGAGTAAAAAACTACATCATATTCTTGATGAATCTAATGCTAAATTACCTCAATATCAAAACTAA
- a CDS encoding methane monooxygenase/ammonia monooxygenase subunit C codes for MAQMPALIPKEVEIQRLKKIWLIVIAMGSTAASVEVDNFVDGSLHQTSIRDSAFTPAHWWLYSHFITLPLGWAAAAIYDRKVPVLRGPNNSINTGLKMTILGYLATMFTIGVNEMWHFWFVEEIFAVPNHWMFNMGVVVAFMGALAYVVRVYARLVELGAETPGENPYVAEMYKMALEGKLYSRAIP; via the coding sequence ATGGCACAGATGCCCGCATTAATCCCAAAAGAAGTTGAGATTCAGAGACTAAAGAAAATCTGGCTCATCGTCATTGCTATGGGATCCACTGCAGCATCAGTCGAAGTAGACAACTTCGTTGATGGTTCTTTACATCAAACCTCTATCAGAGATAGTGCATTTACACCAGCACACTGGTGGCTATATTCCCACTTCATCACATTACCACTTGGATGGGCAGCAGCAGCAATCTATGATAGAAAAGTACCAGTACTCAGAGGTCCAAATAACTCAATTAACACTGGATTGAAGATGACCATTCTTGGTTACCTTGCAACCATGTTTACAATTGGAGTCAATGAGATGTGGCACTTCTGGTTTGTAGAAGAAATCTTTGCAGTACCAAATCACTGGATGTTTAACATGGGTGTCGTAGTAGCATTCATGGGTGCACTAGCATACGTAGTTAGAGTATATGCTCGACTCGTAGAATTAGGTGCAGAAACTCCAGGTGAGAATCCGTACGTTGCAGAGATGTACAAGATGGCTTTAGAAGGCAAATTGTACAGCAGAGCAATTCCATAG
- a CDS encoding ammonia monooxygenase: MVWLRRCTHYLFIVVVAVNSTLLTINAGDYIFYTDWAWTSFTVFSISQTLMLCVGATYYLTFTGVPGTATYYALIMTVYTWIAKGAWFALGYPYDFIVTPVWLPSAMLLDLAYWATKKNKHSLILFGGVLVGMSLPLFNMVNLITVADPLETAFKYPRPTLPPYMTPIEPQVGKFYNSPVALGAGAGAVLSVTFTALGCKLNTWTYRWMAAWSKWD; encoded by the coding sequence ATGGTCTGGCTAAGACGATGTACTCACTACTTGTTCATAGTAGTAGTTGCAGTTAACTCTACACTGTTAACAATTAATGCAGGAGACTACATTTTCTATACTGACTGGGCTTGGACATCGTTTACGGTATTTTCAATATCGCAAACTTTGATGCTTTGCGTAGGTGCAACATATTACCTAACGTTTACAGGCGTTCCAGGAACAGCGACGTATTACGCCCTAATTATGACAGTATACACATGGATAGCAAAAGGTGCATGGTTTGCTCTAGGTTATCCATATGACTTCATTGTAACACCCGTTTGGTTGCCATCAGCAATGTTGCTTGATTTGGCATATTGGGCTACAAAGAAGAACAAACATTCATTGATACTGTTTGGAGGCGTACTTGTAGGAATGTCTTTACCATTATTCAACATGGTAAACCTGATAACAGTAGCAGACCCACTAGAAACGGCATTCAAATATCCAAGACCAACATTGCCACCATACATGACACCAATAGAGCCTCAAGTAGGTAAATTCTATAACAGTCCAGTAGCACTGGGTGCAGGTGCTGGTGCAGTATTGTCAGTTACGTTTACAGCATTAGGTTGTAAGCTGAACACTTGGACATACAGATGGATGGCCGCTTGGTCAAAGTGGGACTAA